One genomic segment of Desulfocapsa sulfexigens DSM 10523 includes these proteins:
- a CDS encoding DnaJ family domain-containing protein, with the protein MLYQETFHNIPSDRRMAYGVLKLGGYVPEEIAIRREINQMEDFLRNGSDTKERVVRLERTFGKKLQLRPESPCYDNVVERLPK; encoded by the coding sequence ATGTTATACCAGGAAACATTTCACAATATTCCTTCAGACAGAAGAATGGCCTACGGGGTTTTGAAACTTGGAGGCTATGTTCCGGAAGAGATTGCTATCCGACGGGAAATTAATCAGATGGAAGATTTTTTGCGTAACGGTAGTGATACCAAGGAACGGGTTGTCCGACTGGAGCGAACGTTTGGCAAGAAACTCCAACTTCGGCCTGAATCGCCCTGCTATGACAATGTTGTTGAGCGATTGCCGAAGTGA
- a CDS encoding adenylate/guanylate cyclase domain-containing protein — translation MILFADIVGSTRLYENLGNEKARELTSHCLDLVSDVITGNKGTVIKTIGDEVMCVFSAIDKAAETAILIQEKVSVSNDYLDVRLQMKVGFHMGDVIIEKDDVFGDAVNVAARMVAQAKADQIITTSETLRELPPALRATARQLKEVHIHGKDKCIQLCELTWGEVSDLTVVGRLSDFGNNCVTESCTTMNLCFQGVEIKVSQENPQVTFGRGDTNTVVVDGLMVSRRHALVEWRSSGVFYLVDQSTNGIYLLAEDKKKRFVHRDEIQLKNSGFFWLSKETFPDSLQAVRYTEKRQLN, via the coding sequence GTGATTCTCTTTGCTGATATTGTTGGGAGTACCCGTCTTTATGAGAACTTAGGGAATGAAAAAGCACGAGAGCTGACCTCCCATTGTCTTGATCTGGTAAGTGATGTTATTACCGGTAATAAGGGGACTGTGATTAAGACTATTGGTGACGAGGTGATGTGTGTGTTCTCAGCAATAGATAAAGCAGCTGAGACAGCTATTTTGATCCAGGAAAAAGTTTCCGTATCGAATGATTATCTTGATGTGCGTTTGCAGATGAAAGTTGGTTTTCATATGGGGGACGTAATTATAGAAAAAGATGATGTTTTTGGTGATGCCGTTAACGTCGCCGCCCGGATGGTCGCACAGGCAAAAGCAGACCAGATTATTACAACCAGCGAAACTCTGAGAGAACTCCCCCCAGCTTTACGAGCTACCGCACGTCAATTGAAAGAAGTTCATATACATGGAAAGGATAAATGCATTCAGCTCTGTGAATTAACTTGGGGAGAGGTGTCCGATCTGACTGTAGTTGGTCGGTTAAGTGATTTCGGCAATAATTGTGTAACAGAAAGTTGTACAACAATGAATCTATGTTTCCAGGGGGTTGAAATAAAGGTAAGCCAGGAAAATCCACAGGTTACTTTTGGTAGAGGAGATACTAATACGGTGGTTGTTGATGGTCTTATGGTTTCTCGCCGGCATGCCCTTGTTGAGTGGCGTTCCAGTGGAGTTTTTTACCTGGTCGATCAGAGTACAAACGGTATCTATCTACTTGCTGAAGACAAGAAGAAACGTTTTGTTCACAGAGACGAGATACAACTGAAAAATAGTGGTTTTTTTTGGCTCAGTAAAGAAACCTTTCCAGATTCTTTACAGGCCGTTCGATATACTGAAAAAAGGCAATTAAATTGA
- a CDS encoding DUF2905 domain-containing protein — MAKTLIIIGLIFVLLGVCWPLLQKFNLGRLPGDFVFKSWGFKFYLPLTSCIVISVVLSILLWIFRK, encoded by the coding sequence ATGGCAAAAACACTGATCATCATTGGTCTTATTTTCGTCTTACTTGGTGTTTGCTGGCCATTATTGCAGAAATTTAATCTGGGTCGGTTACCCGGTGATTTCGTCTTCAAGTCCTGGGGGTTTAAGTTTTACCTGCCTCTGACTTCCTGCATTGTTATTTCTGTGGTGCTGTCAATCTTGCTTTGGATTTTCAGGAAGTAA
- a CDS encoding nitroreductase family protein: MIQDIIRKTRTVRKFQGEIKISQEILLDLVDLARLGGSARNRQPLCYMLITASEQCEEIFPLLGWAGYLSDWPGPEAGERPVAYILCLLDTKRCEEPENEVYIDLGIASQNILLGAAERGIFGCRIGAFSKDAIGRSLDLENRYKPLLVLALGYPAEEVVLEEMEHDGDIRYWRDGDGVHHVPKRRLSEIVLVPGS, from the coding sequence ATGATACAGGATATTATTAGAAAGACCCGTACGGTACGCAAGTTTCAGGGGGAAATAAAAATTTCCCAAGAGATCCTGCTGGATCTGGTTGATCTGGCCCGGCTCGGGGGGTCTGCCAGAAACCGCCAGCCGCTTTGTTATATGTTGATTACTGCCAGCGAGCAGTGCGAAGAAATATTCCCGTTGCTCGGTTGGGCCGGATATCTGAGTGATTGGCCGGGGCCAGAAGCAGGAGAACGACCAGTCGCCTACATACTGTGTTTGCTTGACACCAAGCGATGTGAAGAGCCGGAAAATGAAGTGTATATCGATTTGGGCATTGCCAGCCAGAATATCTTGCTCGGGGCTGCAGAACGGGGGATCTTCGGATGTCGGATCGGGGCTTTCTCAAAAGATGCCATTGGCAGAAGTTTAGATCTGGAAAATCGTTATAAGCCGTTGCTTGTTTTAGCTCTTGGTTACCCGGCGGAAGAAGTGGTTCTGGAAGAAATGGAACACGATGGTGATATTCGCTATTGGCGTGATGGGGATGGTGTACATCACGTACCAAAACGACGGTTGAGCGAAATCGTTTTGGTACCTGGATCCTGA